The stretch of DNA GTGGCGGCGAACGCCGGGATGATCTTCCTCCAGCCAGGCTCCGGCACCGCGTAGGCGACCAACGTCAGCGTCGTCTCAGCAGCTGGCTGATCGCCGCCGCCTGCCACATCGCTGGATCCGCCGCCGCACGCCGCGAGCAGAGTCGCAGTCACGGCCAGGGTGGCGGCGGGCCGCCAGGACTTCCGAAGGTTGAGCATTGGAGACCTTTCCTTGCAGGGGACTAACGGGACAGCCCGTCACGACGGCAAGGCGAGGAATCAGTACATGGGCATGAAAACAGCCGTTACCGACACCAAACCGCGGACGGGTATGGAGTCAGCGACAACAACAGACATCAGCGACAGCGGTGAATCCCACGGCAATGAGGGCCAAGATGTGGCCACTCTTGTTGCCGGACGCTGTACGCATGGCGCGAAGAATAACAGAGTCTGGCAACGCGCTCAGGTTGGGCCTTAGCCCTGTTAACGAGTTAGCAGCCAGGTGATGAGCACCAGGACAACGAGGATGACGAGCACCAGAGTCACCCGTGAACGCGGCATCCCGCTTACTCCTCGTCCTCGTCTTGGTGGCGCAGGCGCCGCAGGATCCGAATTCCATTGCCCAGCGCGCCGTCGAGAAGGATCGCGATTCCGTAAGCCAACGCCAACACGACCGGCATCACCACGGCGGTCTGCGCGATGAACGGCAGGCCGGAGAGCCACAGTTCAACACCGTCCCACCAGTTGAGGAAGCCGCTCACCCCGCCAGAGTATTCGATGTCCAGGACGGAGTTTGCCCGGCGCCGAGCCGAAACCCGACCGGACACGCATCGACACAAGTAGACGCCGGGCCTTGTCGCAGTCGATGATGTCCGCATGGTTCTGCAACAAACCGAGCCGTCGGACGGAGCGCCGGAGGCCAATGGGGCGGCGGCCGTTGCGGTCGACGAATCCGACGCCCCGTTCACCGTGACGGCACCGGTTCCGTATGCCGGCGGCGGGTTGCGGAACCCCTTCCCGCCCATCGCGGACTATGCGTTCCTGTCCGACTGCGAGAACACTTGCCTGATCTCGTCGGCGGGCTCGGTGGAATGGCTGTGCGTCCCCCGCCCCGACTCCCCCAGCGTGTTCGGCGCGATCCTGGACCGCGGCGCGGGCCACTTCCGGCTCGGCCCGTACGGCGTTTCGGTGCCCGCCGCCCGCCGCTACCTTCCCGGCAGCCTGATCCTCGAGACCACCTGGCAGACCCACACCGGCTGGATCATCGTGCGCGACGCGCTCGTGATGGGACCGTGGCACGACATCGACACCCGATCGCGCACGCACCGGCGCACGCCGATGGACTGGGACGCCGAGCACATCCTGCTGCGCACTGTGCGATGTGTCAGCGGCACGGTCGAATTGTTGATGAACTGCGAGCCCGCGTTCGACTACCACCGCAGTCAAGCGACATGGGAATACTCCTCGCAGGCGTACGGCGAGGCCATCGCGCGCGCCACCCGCGACCC from Mycobacterium sp. JS623 encodes:
- a CDS encoding Ms4533A family Cys-rich leader peptide, whose protein sequence is MEFGSCGACATKTRTRSKRDAAFTGDSGARHPRCPGAHHLAANSLTGLRPNLSALPDSVILRAMRTASGNKSGHILALIAVGFTAVADVCCCR